The DNA region CCTGCAGTCGGAATAGCTGCTGCGGTTGGAGTTGCTACATCGTCTGCCCAATTGTCAGGAGCTACGGTACCAGTGTCAACTTCATTGACCCACCCAGGTTCAGCAGCAGTTGTAACTTCAACCGTTCCTGCAAATTCCTTAGCAGGTGCAATTTCTTTGGCAGCTTGTTCTTCCTTCTCAGCCTGTGGAAACATTATttcaacaatttatttatttgtcatttacattaaaatacatataagcTCCAGAAATATATTCAGCAAAGATTAAGCCATATTCTATAAGGTCAACAACTGTATTTCTGGATATTATTTCTTCATCATTTAGAAAGTATAAATATAGATAGAAACTATATACAAGTATTAAACAAAACGAAGTAAATGCTATTAGAATCGTATAAATATTGACCTCCTCTGGATCTCTGTAAAAGAACAAGTCGACGACAACATCCCACTTGGTTTCACGAGCAATAGAGCCTCTTAATCTCAGCACTTCTCTTGCCAACAACCACCACATAAGACCGACACAATGAAGACTCTTTGTATTACAGGGAATTGCAATATCGACGAAACGAAGAGGTGAGTCGGTGTTACAGAAAGCAATTACTGGGATATTCACGTAACTGGCCTCGGTGATCGGCTGATGATCGGTAGATGGATCAGTAACAATCAACAGACGTGGTTCACGGAAGGCAGActgaaaataattgataatattattatattgtaatttggTAATACCATAATATTCATACTTTAAATAAAATCAGAAAAGATTAAGCCAAATTAAACCAACAGATATAAATTATGGAAAATAAATGTTCATCATTTAAAATAGtacaataaacataaaataaataatatatacaattttaaattaaattttaaaaccaGTCATTTGACCAGACAGGGTAAGGTTAGCATTAAGTAACTAACTTGAATTTGATTAGTGAAAGCACCAGGAGTAAAACGTCCAGCAATAGGAGTAGCTCCAGTATGCTGCGCAAATTTCAGAACAGCTCTTTGCCCGGTTTGGCGGCAACTGATGACAAACACTTCACTAGGATGTTCAATAGCAACAATGGCACGTGCTGCTAATAGCAATTTCTCCCAAGTGTGACGCAGATTAATAATGCTAATacctatattttaaaataatatatttaaccaTTTTAATTAACAATCAGAATATTGTATTGCATATAAAACAAAACATACCATCACTTTTCTTCTTGTACACATATTGCTCCATTTGGAAGTTCACATTTTCAGCACCTAGGTGCGTATATGCAGCTAACATTTTAGTAACATCATCCTCTTTAAGAGACAATACGTCTAAACCTCCTGACATCTTAACGTTGTGGTTGAATTACGAGTAACCTTAACATACACATTATTAACCTAATTTAATATACACCATTATTGAATTGAtctaaacaaataattattaattacgttcTTCATTTATTTTCCTACTCTCTATTTATACATAACCTTATTTCATAATGTGAAATAAATTATCTATGttcttaatatattaaattaaattaatatattatttgaatatagaaattttaacAAAGAACAAACATTTACAACATcagaaaatgtaaatattattaaaattttacttgaaagaTACTCCACGTGTATCAGCCCCCAaggttataatataaatttattgtaacCGCTTGttgttaatataaatttttacgtgaaatttaatctctatacaatttttactatttaactaataattttttatatttcacataaaaataaatgctataaataaagaaaaagatttcaatATACTTACGTTATCAATGCCACTAGGAGACTTCCAGTCGGAAAGGAAGTTGTAAACTTTAATTCTTGctaagagaaaaggagaggagGAAAGATTTACTTTTTCTTATATAGTACttccatattattataaaaattataagataattttACATTCTAAGTTAACTGTCTGGAAAAAGtaacatttgaatttttcataaatatatggaACTGTAATTGAAGAGAGAATAAAACGGAAATGCATTGAGCTTTACCGGGgaattttaaatgttaataCATTACAAGacgaattttacaaataaaatttattataatactacAACAATTTACCAAAGCAATTCATTTAACCCATcaactttataatattttattttctagatATTGTACacgattaatttatattctgcgaaaacaattatgttgtattcgtatttataaaacaatgtctttttaaataaaataaataaaaataattatgatgttgcaatatgattataaagttctttagatatatatatatatatattatgtaattactCTATTATGttcttataataataaaaacatgtAATTTTAACTTCTTTAGAATATTTTGTACTCTAAcctataatatagtatattctCGAGGCATTATCCTCTTTTCTATAAATGTATATCTAGCGAACTGTTACGCGTTGTATGTGAAAAAAGCAGTTTAT from Bombus terrestris chromosome 14, iyBomTerr1.2, whole genome shotgun sequence includes:
- the LOC100650377 gene encoding 40S ribosomal protein SA, with product MSGGLDVLSLKEDDVTKMLAAYTHLGAENVNFQMEQYVYKKKSDGISIINLRHTWEKLLLAARAIVAIEHPSEVFVISCRQTGQRAVLKFAQHTGATPIAGRFTPGAFTNQIQSAFREPRLLIVTDPSTDHQPITEASYVNIPVIAFCNTDSPLRFVDIAIPCNTKSLHCVGLMWWLLAREVLRLRGSIARETKWDVVVDLFFYRDPEEAEKEEQAAKEIAPAKEFAGTVEVTTAAEPGWVNEVDTGTVAPDNWADDVATPTAAAIPTAGAAQAFPTSGDWAAQTSDEWSTATPSATGQSWGGATTEKW